CCACTGTTCATCTCTTTTGCTTCAAACCCTAATCACTATTTTCCTAAACCTAACTCACAGTTGATGAAACCCTAGGGAGCGTCGCACTCTTGCGGTGAATGGTGGATGACGGTGAATAAAAAAGAAAGGGATTGAAATTTAGTGGTGGTGACGGTAAATGGTGGCAGTAGAGAGAGGGTGAATGGTTAATGACAGTGAATGAAAAAATGAAAGGAATTTGATTTTAGTGGTGGTGATAGTGAATGGTGGCAATGAATAGGGAGAGGGGAGACAATGATAATAAAAAAGGTGCTGATGGTGGTTAGAATTGTGAAAGTTTAAAATTTGGAAAAGAAGATAAAAGGTTGGGGTAATTTGAGAATTttatcaaaagtaaaaaaaaaaggtcaGATTTGGATATTTTTGTCATACGAAACtcattttttatgggtacaacgttaatttctttgtttaatAGATAATTTTATCAGTGTTCACAAAATTCATGGATACGAATGGTAGTTTATtcgtataatttaaataaaagaataaaatcaaGATGGTAAGTAGCTTATTCTTCTTTCAAAAaaggtattttaaaaaaaattatgcacCAAATTATTTCTAATAATGTTCACAATATATAGTTGATAAAAACATAGCTTATCTGTTTCAATTAATTACTTCTTGATAAAATAAAAGATTCAAATGAAAAACTAACTAGTTTTTAGTCCAAatctgtttattttttttattttaaattataaattttagactataaattttaaattgaaaacaacacattttaaatttttcaaaaaatatgaattaaaaaatgaTTTTATAACAAAAAGTTGATTTCgatgaataatttaaaaattaatttcctaTGTtcattctaaaataaaataaataatgttcctttttcttttttataaaagaaacaacaaaaaataagttaaaaatttGAAGAATGAATTGTCCCACCACAAAAGTTTTCAAATAGCGCGCCTTTACCGTATGGCCTATACCCGTGGATTCTATGATTCTATCCATTAGACCAGAAACAAATCCATACCGCCCAAACTCCCAAAACAATATCCAACGGTCCACGTCATCGATCCGTATGCAACCCACCCAACCAATCAAATCGCAGCACACTAACCTATATATACTCCACACTAACCAACGAgtataattcatcaaaacaccTTACATTCACAGCTCAAACACCAAATCTCTCTCATTTTGCTTAATCTGTGATCTGATGGCGCCGAAGACAGAGAAGAAGCCAGCGGAGAAGAAGCCGGCGGCAGAGAAGGCACCGGCGGAGAAGAAGCCTCGTGCGGAGAAGAAGATCCCTAAGGAAGGCGGTGCtgacaagaagaggaagaaggcgaagaagagcGTTGAAACTTACAAGATCTACATATTCAAGGTGTTGAAGCAGGTTCACCCTGACATCGGGATTTCGAGCAAGGCCATGGGGATTATGAACAGCTTCATCAATGACATCTTCGAGAAGCTCGCTCAAGAAGCTTCTAGACTCGCCCGCTACAACAAGAAGCCTACCATTACTTCACGGGAGATTCAAACCGCCGTCAGATTAGTACTCCCCGGCGAGCTCGCTAAGCATGCTGTTTCTGAGGGAACGAAGGCCGTAACCAAGTTCACTAGCTCTTAGATCTTAAAATGTATGCTGATGTTTTCTAAGTATTACTCTGTAATTTCGTTATGAATGGAAATGAAATCCTTATTTTGCCATTGAGGTATTTGaaaccctatatatatatatatatatatgttcgaAAAGTGCTATCCCTATCATCACGTGTATTCATTATTTTCAGACTCGACAACTAGTTTATATTTTTGAACTCAATTTTTAACTGTTTTCAAAA
The DNA window shown above is from Arachis ipaensis cultivar K30076 chromosome B08, Araip1.1, whole genome shotgun sequence and carries:
- the LOC107614127 gene encoding histone H2B, whose amino-acid sequence is MAPKTEKKPAEKKPAAEKAPAEKKPRAEKKIPKEGGADKKRKKAKKSVETYKIYIFKVLKQVHPDIGISSKAMGIMNSFINDIFEKLAQEASRLARYNKKPTITSREIQTAVRLVLPGELAKHAVSEGTKAVTKFTSS